From Balearica regulorum gibbericeps isolate bBalReg1 chromosome 13, bBalReg1.pri, whole genome shotgun sequence, a single genomic window includes:
- the CIAO2B gene encoding cytosolic iron-sulfur assembly component 2B isoform X2: protein MVGPGPGGGAPLENANPLIYRRSGERPVTAREEDDELPDSIDDREIFDLIRSINDPEHPLTLEELNVVEQVNDAESTVAVEFTPTIPHCSMATLIGLSIKVKLIRSLPERFKLDVHITPGTHASEHAVNKQLADKERVAAALENSHLLEVVNQCLSARS from the exons ATGGtgggcccgggcccgggcggcggggcgccgCTGGAGAACGCCAACCCTCTCATCTACCGCCGCTCGGGGGAGCGGCCCGTGACGGCGCGGGAGGAGGACGATGAGCTGCCCGACTCCATCGACGACCGGGAGATCTTCGAT CTCATTCGCTCCATTAACGACCCCGAGCATCCCCTCACCCTGGAGGAGCTGAATGTCGTGGAGCAA GTGAATGACGCAGAAAGCACAGTGGCAGTGGAGTTCACTCCCACCATTCCTCACTGCAGCATGGCGACGTTAATCGGCCTCTCCATAAAAGTAAAATTGATCAGATCTCTGCCTGAGAGATTTAAG CTGGATGTTCATATAACACCAGGAACACATGCCTCTGAGCATGCAG ttAATAAACAGCTTGCTGATAAAGAACGTGTAGCGGCTGCTTTGGAAAACTCTCACTTACTGGAAGTAGTGAATCAGTGTTTGTCTGCTCGATCATAA
- the CIAO2B gene encoding cytosolic iron-sulfur assembly component 2B isoform X1, with amino-acid sequence MVGPGPGGGAPLENANPLIYRRSGERPVTAREEDDELPDSIDDREIFDLIRSINDPEHPLTLEELNVVEQVRVKVNDAESTVAVEFTPTIPHCSMATLIGLSIKVKLIRSLPERFKLDVHITPGTHASEHAVNKQLADKERVAAALENSHLLEVVNQCLSARS; translated from the exons ATGGtgggcccgggcccgggcggcggggcgccgCTGGAGAACGCCAACCCTCTCATCTACCGCCGCTCGGGGGAGCGGCCCGTGACGGCGCGGGAGGAGGACGATGAGCTGCCCGACTCCATCGACGACCGGGAGATCTTCGAT CTCATTCGCTCCATTAACGACCCCGAGCATCCCCTCACCCTGGAGGAGCTGAATGTCGTGGAGCAAGTGCGAGTGAAA GTGAATGACGCAGAAAGCACAGTGGCAGTGGAGTTCACTCCCACCATTCCTCACTGCAGCATGGCGACGTTAATCGGCCTCTCCATAAAAGTAAAATTGATCAGATCTCTGCCTGAGAGATTTAAG CTGGATGTTCATATAACACCAGGAACACATGCCTCTGAGCATGCAG ttAATAAACAGCTTGCTGATAAAGAACGTGTAGCGGCTGCTTTGGAAAACTCTCACTTACTGGAAGTAGTGAATCAGTGTTTGTCTGCTCGATCATAA
- the LOC104643245 gene encoding fatty acyl-CoA hydrolase precursor, medium chain: MAPQRQIALLCTLFCSIAFITCGAEGQTGAEPEVTITLGRLKGRQTNVKGTDRLVNVFLGIPFAKAPVGSLRFSPPEPPEPWNDLRDATSYPPLCPQDLSMLKTAEKNFKEKHVPFRTSEDCLYLNVYSPAGSNKKDKLPVMVWIHGGNFIFGGASRYDGSALSAYENIVVVIIQYRLGLLGFLNTGDEHARGNWAFLDQVAALRWIQENIEHFGGDPGSVTLFGVSAGSCSVFAHVLSPLSKGLFHKAISESGILIPPVKDLLLSTDLKKIASIFKCETSSSLSLINCLRNQEAEDIVFNSTEIPFLPLVLDGVFLHKSPEEILAGKEFNAVPFMIGVTNNEFGWNIRSTSKIPGLKEIGDKKSITSTLEFLLPMMYMSSEFLPVIVDEYLGNTDDPAELRDRFLDLLGDIGIVMPSIKALNYHKESGAPVYFFEYQHRPTSYWDSKPEYVKADHGDEVGFVFGGPYLAGDIQLCSEVTEEEKNLSRTLMKYWANFARNGNPNGEGLVDWPSYNLNEEYLQINLKQKKARKLKEKKVDFWRKVMFEKTNNKRTENKKVNSEL, encoded by the exons ATGGCTCCTCAAAGGcagattgctttgctttgtacCTTGTTTTGTAGTATAGCATTCATCACTTGCGGAGCAGAAG GACAGACTGGTGCTGAGCCAGAAGTGACTATCACACTTGGACGGCTCAAAGGGAGACAAACAAATGTGAAGGGCACAGACAGActtgtaaatgttttccttgggATTCCTTTTGCAAAGGCACCTGTTGGATCCTTGAGGTTTTCCCCACCTGAACCACCAGAACCCTGGAATGATCTGAGAGATGCAACTTCTTACCCACCACT ATGTCCTCAAGATCTGTCCATGttgaaaacagctgaaaaaaactttaaagaaaaacacgTTCCATTCCGAACTTCTGAGGACTGTTTGTATCTAAATGTTTACAGCCCTGCTGGTTCAAACAAGAAGGACAAGTTACCT GTAATGGTGTGGATCCATGGAGGCAATTTCATATTTGGTGGTGCTTCTAGGTATGATGGTTCTGCACTATCAGCCTACGAGAATATTGTGGTAGTAATAATTCAGTACAGACTTGGACTCCTTGGATTCCTCAA tactGGTGATGAACATGCTCGTGGGAACTGGGCATTTTTGGATCAAGTAGCAGCTCTTCGGTGGATCCAAGAAAATATTGAACACTTTGGTGGAGATCCAGGATCTGTCACACTCTTTGGTGTATCTGCAGGATCTTGCTCTGTTTTTGCACAT GTTTTATCTCCTTTGTCTAAGGGTCTCTTTCATAAAGCAATATCAGAGAGTGGAATTTTAATCCCCCCTGTTAAAGATTTACTTCTTTCAACAGATCTTAAG aaaattgcaAGTATATTTAAGTGTGAGACGAGCAGTTCACTCTCTCTGATAAACTGCTTGAGGAACCAGGAAGCAGAGGATATAGTCTTTAACAGTACG gaAATCCCATTTCTACCCTTAGTTTTGGATGGAGTATTTCTTCATAAGTCACCTGAAGAGATCCTGGCTGGAAAAGAATTTAATGCAGTCCCATTTATGATAGGAGTCACCAACAATGAATTTGGCTGGAATATTAGATCT acaTCAAAAATACCAGGTTTGAAGGAAATAGGAGATAAAAAATCAATCACTTCAACTTTAGAATTTTTACTGCCGATGATG TATATGTCATCAGAGTTTCTGCCTGTGATAGTGGATGAATATCTAGGAAATACAGATGATCCTGCTGAGCTACGGGACCGATTTCTGGACTTGCTAGGGGATATAGGAATTGTCATGCCATCCATAAAAGCATTGAATTATCACAAGG AGTCTGGAGCTCCTGTCTACTTCTTTGAATATCAGCATCGGCCCACTTCATATTGGGATAGTAAACCAGAGTATGTGAAAGCTGATCATGGAGATGAAGTTGGCTTTGTCTTTGGAGGACCGTATCTGGCTGGTGATATTCAGCTATGTA GTGAAgttacagaggaagaaaagaaccTTAGTAGAACTCTAATGAAGTACTGGGCTAATTTTGCTCGAAATGG AAATCCCAATGGGGAAGGTTTGGTTGACTGGCCATCTTATAACCTAAATGAAGAATACTTGCAGATaaatctaaaacaaaaaaaagccagaaagttgaaagaaaagaaggtagACTTCTGGAGAAAGGTGAtgtttgaaaagacaaataacaaaagaacagaaaacaagaaggtTAATTCAGAGTTATAG